A stretch of the Bacillus anthracis str. Vollum genome encodes the following:
- a CDS encoding PLP-dependent aminotransferase family protein, translating into MLELTPNLNMNSKKALYVQLYEYIKKEIKDGTISAFTKLPAKRKLAGYLQVSKNTIEAAYEQLLAEGYIESISRKGYFVCEFEQMMDVEGSEAEVEEIPFREGNYTFDFTQTGVDTNTFPFTTYRKLINDVWQPHNNDLLFLGHPQGELSLREEIANYLYESRGVRCSASQIVLGAGTQILVKLLFQLLKGSNYAVENPGYHRKMVVFEQGEKKVQMLSLDRDGICMADLENSDANVVFVTPSHQFPYGMIMPITRRTQLLQWAKKEEDRYIIEDDYDSEFRYSGRPIPALQGLDTDGKVIYMGTLSKALLPSLRMSYIVLPKNLIKKYQKEYLFYTQSVSRMDQEVIRKFLNEGYWEKHIHKMRVVYRKKRDRLVFEIEKYFSNRVEVIGEDSGLHILLKVHNGMREEELIKAAAKYSIKIYPFSTYYKDDTAPENVVLLGFAILSEEEIAKAIQLLHKAWFTRK; encoded by the coding sequence ATGTTAGAATTAACGCCTAATTTAAATATGAATAGTAAAAAGGCATTGTACGTGCAATTGTATGAGTATATAAAAAAAGAGATTAAGGATGGAACGATTTCCGCTTTTACAAAATTACCCGCAAAGAGAAAGCTGGCGGGCTATTTACAAGTGAGTAAGAATACAATAGAAGCGGCTTACGAGCAATTACTTGCAGAAGGTTACATTGAGTCGATATCAAGAAAAGGTTATTTTGTATGTGAATTTGAACAAATGATGGATGTAGAAGGAAGTGAAGCAGAAGTAGAAGAAATACCGTTTCGGGAGGGGAACTATACATTCGATTTCACCCAAACAGGGGTTGATACGAATACTTTTCCTTTCACTACGTACCGCAAGCTTATAAATGATGTATGGCAGCCGCATAATAATGACTTGCTTTTTCTTGGACACCCTCAAGGGGAATTAAGCTTAAGAGAGGAAATTGCGAACTATTTGTATGAATCTAGGGGTGTGCGTTGCTCAGCTAGTCAAATTGTATTAGGGGCGGGAACACAAATATTAGTGAAGTTACTTTTTCAATTGTTGAAGGGAAGTAATTATGCTGTTGAAAATCCAGGGTACCATAGGAAAATGGTCGTTTTTGAACAGGGAGAAAAGAAGGTTCAAATGTTGTCTTTAGATAGGGACGGAATTTGTATGGCAGATTTAGAAAATAGCGATGCAAATGTTGTATTTGTAACGCCCTCTCATCAATTCCCATATGGAATGATTATGCCTATTACGAGAAGGACGCAGCTTTTACAATGGGCGAAGAAAGAAGAAGACAGGTATATTATTGAAGATGATTACGATAGTGAATTTCGTTATTCAGGAAGGCCAATTCCGGCACTACAAGGGTTAGATACAGATGGGAAAGTTATTTATATGGGGACGTTATCAAAAGCTTTGTTGCCCTCATTACGGATGAGCTATATAGTATTACCGAAGAATTTAATTAAAAAGTATCAAAAAGAATATTTGTTTTATACACAAAGTGTTTCAAGAATGGATCAAGAAGTGATTAGAAAGTTTTTAAATGAAGGTTATTGGGAAAAACATATTCATAAAATGCGTGTTGTCTACCGAAAAAAGAGGGATCGACTCGTCTTTGAGATAGAGAAGTATTTCTCTAATCGTGTTGAGGTAATAGGAGAAGATTCGGGATTACACATTTTATTAAAAGTGCATAATGGAATGCGAGAAGAAGAATTAATTAAAGCAGCTGCAAAATATAGTATTAAAATATATCCTTTTTCGACGTACTACAAAGACGATACTGCACCTGAAAATGTAGTTTTACTTGGATTTGCGATATTATCAGAGGAAGAAATTGCGAAAGCGATTCAATTATTACATAAGGCATGGTTTACAAGAAAGTAA